CATAAGTGGGGCAGAGAGATTGGTGGGGAACTTCTCGCTAAGAACTCGGACATTCTTACATCACCATCCTTGAGCGAGATCTCCGAGAAGAATTGCGAAGATTCCACTGTAAAACGAAAACGATATAACAAATTCGGAAGGTGTAGTGACGAGAACGGCACGAACAGCACCTCCACAAGATCGACCGTGATCACTGTGAAGAGCAGGGACGAGCTGCGTTCCATGGTCCGGGACGAGCTGTGTGCCTTGGTCCAAAACGAGATTGAAATTCATTCGGTGTTCGGTGAACTGTCTGATACTGTGGTCTCTCATTTGAAGGACTATTTGTGCGGGCAGTCAACAACTGACAATGTTCCCCCACCCAAGAGCCAGTATAAGGATAGCCATTGTACAAATGCACCCAAGAATTCAGCCATAGATAATGTCCTGGATACCAAGAAGCAGGAGTCATATCAAACCCAAAAGAAAGCATCGTTCGGCAAAGGCATACCCAAAGATCATACTCAGCGTACGTCTCAGGATCTTATTAAGGAGCAGACACAGAAGTCGTATCGGCGCGCTTCGTATCACAAGAACCAAAAGCAACATTCCTATCGTACCTTCAAGCTGGAGGCCAAACAGAAGCAGCCTCCAAATCAGCAGCTCTCGTACTTTCCTTCATTCGCATGCTTCAGCGATACGCCTGAGGATGATTCCGAAGAGTCTAATTTCGAAGTGGATAAGAAGACACTCAACAAGCTCATGGAAGGTTCCCCAAAGCACAAACTCAAACACACACTGTCCGGTGACGAGAATGATGTGTTTTCCATTTCTAGTAGCAACTCGGTTTCGACTTCGATCAGTGCGAAGAGCGGGAACGAGCTGCGTGCCATGATCTGGGACGAGATGGAATTGCGGTCGGTGGATGTAGAAGAGAATGTGTCCATCTTTTTAGACTTGAGTCAACCCACAGATGACGGAAATCAGGATATGAAGGAAACAATGTCCAAACATCCAAACATCGCTTCCCTCCCGAATTTGGCCATAGATGTTGATGCGCCCACCACTGATTCATTTAAGGGTTCGAAACCATATCACAGATCTGTCTTAGTGAAGCGTTCCAGTGATCAAGCCGATTTTgcaccacaacagcagcagcaggacgatCGGAATCATCCTCAACAGTCGAAGACGTATCGCAAGAATTATCAGAGCTccgccagccagcagcaggtgcaAAAGAACAAGGATCGGTATCCAAGACCTTCTCCGACGTCCTTTCAGCATCATTCAGAAGAGCAGTACCCAAAAACTACGTATCATAATTCTCCAAATCAGCATCAAAATCCTcaagagcagcggcagcattcACAACAGCCGTACGATGATCAGACTGAAGAGAATCCTGTCAAGATGATGCAGTACAAACAGCAGACGAAATACCAGAATCATAAAACTACAAAGAAGCATTCGCATGGGAATCGTCACTCGGAAAACCAGACAGAGGATGATCGCCAGAACCCCTCCAAGATGATGCAGCAAAATCTGCAGACAGAATACGAGAAAGCCCCTAAGAAGGAGCCGTATGAGGATCATCCTCAGCAGCCGACTCCTGATCAGTTCAAGCAGAAACCACCGGAGAAGTATCGAGTATCTCCGTACCACAATTCTACAGAGAAGCATTCGCATGGAAGCCCTCAGAATATGCAGCACTATTCAAATGATGAGCAGCCTCTTAAAAATCCTAACAGGTTGATGCAGCAAAATCTGCCGACGGAATACCAGAAAGCCCCTAAGAAGGATCCGTATGAGGATCATCCTCAGCAGCCGACTCCTGATCAGTTCAAGCAGAAACCACCGGAGAAGTATCGAGTATCTCCGTACCACAATTCTACAGAGAAGCATTCGCATGGAAGCTCTCAGAATATGCAGCACTCTTCAAGAAAGGTTTATGATGAGCAGCCTCCTAAAAGTCCTGACAAGATGTCGCAGCAAAATCTGCCGAAGGAATACCAGAAAGCCCCTAAGAAGGATCCGTCTGAGGATCATCCTCAGAAGCCTTGTCAAGATCAGCTCAGCGATACGCCTGAGGATGATTCCGACAACAACTTTATGGAATATTACGGTGAAGGTTCCCCAAAATACAGACCCAAACACACACTGTCCGGTGACGAGCATGATGTGTTTTCCATGGCTAGTAGCAACTCGGTTTCGACTTCGATCACTGCGATGAGCGGAAACGAGCTGCGTGCCATGATCTGGGGCGAGATGGAATTGCAGTCGGTGGATGTAGAAGAGAATGTGCCCATCTTTTTAGACCTGAGTCAACCCAGAGATGACGGAAATCAGGATATGAAGGAAACAATGTCCAAACATCCAAACATCGCTTCCCTCCCGAATTTGGCCATAGATGTTGATGCGCCCACCACTGAATCATTTAAGGGTTCGAAAACAGATGAGCTGCCACAAGTCGAGTGCAAAATGAGTATAGATGATTTAGTGAACTGCAAGGTCATCACTCCCATGATCATGAAGATACACAACAAGTATATGACCTCTATGCAGGATGCGATGCAGCTCATGAAGTATCTGGAGACGGTTCCGCGCCTTGTAGGTCAGATTTACAAGGACAACATCACGTTGGAAAAGG
The sequence above is a segment of the Drosophila pseudoobscura strain MV-25-SWS-2005 chromosome X, UCI_Dpse_MV25, whole genome shotgun sequence genome. Coding sequences within it:
- the LOC6901816 gene encoding uncharacterized protein isoform X2, encoding MKPVRSFLKVPDMNQRTSEEEEVSQQDERTARMMGGEMSTQAYLEELKWPMENLSMQQQQKPSVQDQTQARKRMCAHRSSCGMHRSYHPGDYLAKQPHQCQKYQKNIDRSPGKQQQPSQDSPTMTASSISSSSKAMDVLFRRPSRRNVSFLMENPEPSNTAVGQPSSCWSSTDEANFVENIDEPEQNFPQCNQSQKRAPISKTTDVLSPRPHHYSPQKPKMLYKNTDVIDFDNDLKGLDKKSSYKYMEYAPKLCQSLPHQTNQNIFHKHKQELYQMMSPSREKVGKQQAKHIQLSPPHQYSCILEPHKWGREIGGELLAKNSDILTSPSLSEISEKNCEDSTVKRKRYNKFGRCSDENGTNSTSTRSTVITVKSRDELRSMVRDELCALVQNEIEIHSVFGELSDTVVSHLKDYLCGQSTTDNVPPPKSQYKDSHCTNAPKNSAIDNVLDTKKQESYQTQKKASFGKGIPKDHTQRTSQDLIKEQTQKSYRRASYHKNQKQHSYRTFKLEAKQKQPPNQQLSYFPSFACFSDTPEDDSEESNFEVDKKTLNKLMEGSPKHKLKHTLSGDENDVFSISSSNSVSTSISAKSGNELRAMIWDEMELRSVDVEENVSIFLDLSQPTDDGNQDMKETMSKHPNIASLPNLAIDVDAPTTDSFKGSKTDELPQVECKMSIDDLVNCKVITPMIMKIHNKYMTSMQDAMQLMKYLETVPRLVGQIYKDNITLEKGKL